Genomic window (Cystobacter fuscus DSM 2262):
CCCACGGCGCCTGCCCGTCCGCCTGGTGCCGGAGGGCAGGGGAGACGGCCTAGCCTGGCTGGCAGACCTGCCGGAGGATGTCGAGCGTCTCCAGCGCCTTGCCCGCGCCCATCACCACGGCGGACAGCGGATCCTCGGCGAGGAACACCGGCAGACCCGTCTCCTCGCGCAGGAGCGTGTCGAGGTTCTTGAGCAGCGCGCCACCGCCGGCGAGCACGATGCCGCGGTCGGCGATGTCGCCGGCGAGCTCCGGCGGCGTGCGCTCGAGCGTGAGCTTCACCGCCTCGACGATGCCGTTGACGGGCTCGGCGAGCGCGTCACGCACCTCGTCGCTGCTCACCGTGAGCGTGCGCGGCACGCCGGCCACCAGGTCGCGACCCTTGATCTCCATGGTCATGACCTCCTCGGTGGGGTACGCGGTGCCGATGCCCATCTTGATGAGCTCCGCGGTGCGCTCGCCGATGAGCAGGTTGTACTTGCGCTTGACGTACTGGATGATCGCCTCGTCCAGCTTGTCGCCGCCGATGCGCACGCTCTTGGCGAACACGATGCCGGCGAGGCTGATGACGGCCACGTCGGAGGTGCCACCGCCGATGTCGACGATCATGTTGCCGCTGGGCTCGGTGACGGGCAGGCCCGCGCCGATGGCGGCCGCCATGGGCTGCTCGATGAGGTACACCTCACGGGCGCCGGCGTTGGCGGCGGCCTCGCGCACCGCGCGGCGCTCCACCTCGGTGATGCCCGAGGGAATGCCGATGACGATGCGCGGGGAGACGAGCGACTTGCGGTTGTGCGCCGTCTGGATGAAGTAGCGCAACATCGCCGCGGTGATCTCGAAGTCGGCGATGACGCCGTCCTTCATCGGGCGGATGGCCACGATATTGCCCGGGGTCCGACCGAGCATCTCCTTGGCCTCCTTGCCGACGGCGAGCACCTTCTTGCCGCCGCGCGCGTCCTGCTGGACGGCCACCACGGAGGGCTCGTTGGACACGATGCCCTGGCCGCGGATGTAGATGAGCGTGTTGGCCGTGCCCAGGTCGATGGCGAGGTCACGCGAGAAGAGAGTGTGGAGCCAGTCGAACATACGGGGGCGGGAACTTTCCGGACTACGTCGTCAATTCCCACGGAACAGTGGGATCGCGCGGCAACCTACTACGCAGCCCCCGTTGCAGAAAGAAAAGGCAACGTCAAGCCCGGGGCCCGGCCGCAGAGCGTCCAACCCCGGAACCTTCTACTCCAGTTTTCCTTATTTGTCGTATTTCGTACGGATTCATGCCAGCGAGGGCTGGCCGGTCTCGTGGGTGGGGCGGCTGGAGCGGGCGGCATCACCGATGCCCTGGCCGGTGGAGCCGGAGAGGGAGCCGGGGGCCTCGAGCGCGGGAGCGGCGCCGGGCGCGTGGCGCAGGGCTTCGCGGGTGACGAGCAGGAAGGCCTCGTGCATGGGCTCGAAGAGCAGGGCGGTGGCGTACCAGAAGGGGGCGTAGTCCAGGCGGATGAGCCCCTTCACGCTCCAACCCTTGTCCTCGTAGTCCCAGGGGCAGCGGCCGAGCGCCTTGCGCAGGAGCCAGCCGCTGGTGAACTCCGCTCCGAAGATGACGGCGGTGTAGGCGAGCGCCCGCAGGAGCCGGGGCAGGAAGCGCAGCCGCTCCTGGAGGGACTCCAGGCTCAGGGCCGTGGCGCCGTAGATGGGGTGCATCCACAGGTAGGTCTTCGCCGTGCAGGTCCGGTCGCCCTTCAGGGCGTTCTCCATGCCGGTGAAGCACACCTCCAGCACCCAACCCGCGCAGCCATAGAGGACGTATCGAGGTAGCACGCCCCGAAGTTGGGGATGCCCGTCGTGCCGGGCACTGGGACCGCGGGACGGGCCGTCGTGAAGCCCGTGGCCCCGGTGGGCGGCTCAGCGCTTGAGGGCGTACTTCCCGATGACGTAGAGCGC
Coding sequences:
- a CDS encoding rod shape-determining protein, with the protein product MFDWLHTLFSRDLAIDLGTANTLIYIRGQGIVSNEPSVVAVQQDARGGKKVLAVGKEAKEMLGRTPGNIVAIRPMKDGVIADFEITAAMLRYFIQTAHNRKSLVSPRIVIGIPSGITEVERRAVREAAANAGAREVYLIEQPMAAAIGAGLPVTEPSGNMIVDIGGGTSDVAVISLAGIVFAKSVRIGGDKLDEAIIQYVKRKYNLLIGERTAELIKMGIGTAYPTEEVMTMEIKGRDLVAGVPRTLTVSSDEVRDALAEPVNGIVEAVKLTLERTPPELAGDIADRGIVLAGGGALLKNLDTLLREETGLPVFLAEDPLSAVVMGAGKALETLDILRQVCQPG
- a CDS encoding putative ABC transporter permease, encoding MLPRYVLYGCAGWVLEVCFTGMENALKGDRTCTAKTYLWMHPIYGATALSLESLQERLRFLPRLLRALAYTAVIFGAEFTSGWLLRKALGRCPWDYEDKGWSVKGLIRLDYAPFWYATALLFEPMHEAFLLVTREALRHAPGAAPALEAPGSLSGSTGQGIGDAARSSRPTHETGQPSLA